The following are encoded together in the Neofelis nebulosa isolate mNeoNeb1 chromosome 9, mNeoNeb1.pri, whole genome shotgun sequence genome:
- the LOC131486018 gene encoding LOW QUALITY PROTEIN: neuroendocrine secretory protein 55-like (The sequence of the model RefSeq protein was modified relative to this genomic sequence to represent the inferred CDS: deleted 1 base in 1 codon) has product MDRRSRAQQWRRARHNYNDLCPPIGRRAATALLWLSCSIALLRALATSNARAQQRAAAQQRRSFLNAHHRSAAQVFPEPPESDHEHEEADLELSLPECLEYEEEFDYESESETETESEIESETDFETEPETAPATEPETEPEDERGPVVPKHTTFGQSLTERLHALRLRSPDASPSRAQPSTQEPQNPRQGEEPEPEPEDKDPRDPEESEEPKEEEKKQQRRCKPKKPTRRDPSPESPPKGDPSSKRGPIPIRRH; this is encoded by the exons ATGGATCGTAGGTCCCGGGCTCAGCAGTGGCGCCGAGCTCGCCACAACTACAACGATCTGTGCCCACCTATCGGCCGCCGGGCAGCCACCGCGCTCCTCTGGCTCTCCTGCTCCATCGCGCTCCTCCGTGCCCTTGCCACCTCCAACGCCCGCGCCCAGCAGCGCGCGGCCGCCCAGCAGCGCCGGAGCTTCCTTAACGCCCACCACCGCTCCGCCGCCCAGGTGTTCCCCGAGCCCCCCGAATCTGACCACGAGCACGAGGAGGCAGACCTCGAGCTGTCCCTCCCCGAGTGCCTAGAGTACGAGGAAGAGTTTGACTACGAATCCGAGAGCGAGACGGAGACCGAGTCTGAAATCGAATCCGAGACCGACTTCGAGACCGAGCCTGAGACCGCCCCCGCCACTGAGCCCGAGACCGAGCCCGAGGACGAGCGCGGCCCCGTGGTGCCCAAGCACACCACCTTCGGCCAATCTCTCACCGAGCGTCTGCACGCTCTGAGATTGCGGAGCCCCGACGCCTCCCCGAGTCGCGCACAGCCCAGCACTCAGGAGCCCCAGAACCCCAGGCAGGGGGAggagcccgagcccgagcccgagGACAAGGATCCGAGGGACCCCGAGGAGTCCGAGGAgccaaaggaggaggagaagaagcagCAGCGCCGCTGCAAGCCGAAGAAGCCCACCCGCCGCGACCCATCCCCGGAGTCCCCT CCAAAAGGGGACCCATCCTCCAAAAGGGGACCCATCCCCATCCGGCGTCACTAA